From Erigeron canadensis isolate Cc75 chromosome 8, C_canadensis_v1, whole genome shotgun sequence, one genomic window encodes:
- the LOC122578102 gene encoding transcription factor HY5-like, with product MQEPTSSLVASLPSSSERSSSSALQIEVKEGMESDDEIRRVPEMGGQGIVGASMSGSGTFPGPDQVQSIGAGSKKRGRNPADKENKRLKRLLRNRVSAQQARERKKAYVSELEVRVKEIEKKNSELEERLSTLQNENQMLRQILKNTTASMQDKK from the exons atgcaagaaccAACAAGTTCATTGGTGGCAAGTTTACCTTCAAGTAGTGAAAGATCTTCTAGTTCTGCTCTTCAAATTGAAGTCAAAGAAG GAATGGAAAGTGATGATGAGATAAGAAGAGTGCCGGAAATGGGTGGACAAGGTATTGTTGGAGCATCAATGTCCGGTTCGGGTACGTTTCCAGGTCCAGACCAGGTTCAAAGCATAGGCGCTGGTTCAAAAAAGAGAGGAAGAAACCCAGCTGATAAAGAAAACAAACGTTTAAAGAG GTTGTTAAGGAATCGTGTTTCGGCTCAGCAGGCAAGGGAGAGAAAGAAGGCATACGTGAGCGAGTTGGAGGTGCGTGTAAAAGAAATCGAGAAGAAGAACTCTGAGCTTGAAGAGCGGCTCTCGACGCTTCAAAATGAGAACCAGATGCTTAGACAA